A genomic window from Osmia bicornis bicornis chromosome 6, iOsmBic2.1, whole genome shotgun sequence includes:
- the LOC114878203 gene encoding uncharacterized protein LOC114878203 isoform X1, which produces MESASWIESVYGLSSVSRPSFIATNMHPRIISLMFIASVLVVKEVSSHGRLIEPPSRASMWRYGFDTPHDYNDHECYCGGFTRQWQRNKGKCGICGDAWDTPTPRPHETGGKYGNSVIVRKYRTGSVIPVHVELTANHHGYFEFRTCSMTYKGKEVDQGCLDQHLLRMENGTSRYYPGPGNRIFEAFYKLPDDLTCAQCVFQWKYVAGNNWGDCGNGTGAVGCGPQEEFRGCADITIGDEVEPLPPKPPVEPTSVPGEKSPTEPTLVPEPSPYWLFSIVIAGTCLLVVLAAMALLYSYYYHAGKAKKWLMTSRLLSPESPPVAPPRHKKHNTFNAPLQL; this is translated from the exons ATGGAAAGTGCGTCCTGGATTGAATCAGTGTATGGATTATCATCTGTTTCT AGGCCAAGTTTCATCGCCACAAACATGCATCCACGGATTATTAGCTTAATGTTCATTGCGAGTGTGCTAGTCGTAAAGGAAGTTTCATCTCACGGAAGACTGATAGAACCACCATCGAGGGCCTCCATGTGGAGGTATGGCTTCGATACTCCGCATGATTACAACGACCACGAATGTTACTGCGGAGGATTTACCAGACAATGGCAACGAAATAAGGGAAAATGTGGAATCTGCGGGGATGCTTGGGATACGCCAACG CCACGACCGCACGAGACTGGGGGGAAGTATGGAAACAGCGTGATAGTAAGGAAATACCGAACTGGATCGGTAATACCGGTCCACGTGGAGCTCACGGCGAATCATCATGGTTACTTTGAATTTCGTACGTGCTCGATGACCTACAAAGGCAAAGAAGTTGACCAGGGGTGCTTGGATCAGCATCTGCTTCGTATGGAGAACGGAACAAGCAGATATTACCCTGGACCAGGGAACAGGATTTTTGAGGCATTTTACAAATTACCTGATGACCTGACCTGCGCTCAATGCGTTTTCCAGTGGAAATACGTGGCTGGGAATAATTGGGGCGATTGTGGAAATGGAACAG GGGCTGTAGGTTGTGGTCCTCAAGAAGAGTTTCGTGGTTGTGCAGACATCACCATAGGAGACGAGGTTGAACCTCTACCACCAAAGCCACCAGTGGAACCTACATCTGTACCTGGAGAAAAATCACCCACAGAACCAACTTTGGTACCAGAGCCGAGTCCTTATTGGTTATTCAGTATCGTTATCGCTGGTACGTGCCTGCTGGTTGTGCTGGCGGCTATGGCATTGCTTTACTCGTATTACTATCACGCTGGCAAAGCCAAAAAGTGGCTTATGACGAGTCGATTGTTGTCACCTGAAAGTCCACCTGTCGCTCCACCCAGGCATAAAAAACACAACACGTTCAATGCACCACTGCAGCTGTAG
- the LOC114878203 gene encoding uncharacterized protein LOC114878203 isoform X2: MHPRIISLMFIASVLVVKEVSSHGRLIEPPSRASMWRYGFDTPHDYNDHECYCGGFTRQWQRNKGKCGICGDAWDTPTPRPHETGGKYGNSVIVRKYRTGSVIPVHVELTANHHGYFEFRTCSMTYKGKEVDQGCLDQHLLRMENGTSRYYPGPGNRIFEAFYKLPDDLTCAQCVFQWKYVAGNNWGDCGNGTGAVGCGPQEEFRGCADITIGDEVEPLPPKPPVEPTSVPGEKSPTEPTLVPEPSPYWLFSIVIAGTCLLVVLAAMALLYSYYYHAGKAKKWLMTSRLLSPESPPVAPPRHKKHNTFNAPLQL, from the exons ATGCATCCACGGATTATTAGCTTAATGTTCATTGCGAGTGTGCTAGTCGTAAAGGAAGTTTCATCTCACGGAAGACTGATAGAACCACCATCGAGGGCCTCCATGTGGAGGTATGGCTTCGATACTCCGCATGATTACAACGACCACGAATGTTACTGCGGAGGATTTACCAGACAATGGCAACGAAATAAGGGAAAATGTGGAATCTGCGGGGATGCTTGGGATACGCCAACG CCACGACCGCACGAGACTGGGGGGAAGTATGGAAACAGCGTGATAGTAAGGAAATACCGAACTGGATCGGTAATACCGGTCCACGTGGAGCTCACGGCGAATCATCATGGTTACTTTGAATTTCGTACGTGCTCGATGACCTACAAAGGCAAAGAAGTTGACCAGGGGTGCTTGGATCAGCATCTGCTTCGTATGGAGAACGGAACAAGCAGATATTACCCTGGACCAGGGAACAGGATTTTTGAGGCATTTTACAAATTACCTGATGACCTGACCTGCGCTCAATGCGTTTTCCAGTGGAAATACGTGGCTGGGAATAATTGGGGCGATTGTGGAAATGGAACAG GGGCTGTAGGTTGTGGTCCTCAAGAAGAGTTTCGTGGTTGTGCAGACATCACCATAGGAGACGAGGTTGAACCTCTACCACCAAAGCCACCAGTGGAACCTACATCTGTACCTGGAGAAAAATCACCCACAGAACCAACTTTGGTACCAGAGCCGAGTCCTTATTGGTTATTCAGTATCGTTATCGCTGGTACGTGCCTGCTGGTTGTGCTGGCGGCTATGGCATTGCTTTACTCGTATTACTATCACGCTGGCAAAGCCAAAAAGTGGCTTATGACGAGTCGATTGTTGTCACCTGAAAGTCCACCTGTCGCTCCACCCAGGCATAAAAAACACAACACGTTCAATGCACCACTGCAGCTGTAG
- the LOC114878201 gene encoding squamous cell carcinoma antigen recognized by T-cells 3-like, with the protein MEEMDTGSDKSNDNSLHENSTNNKNEESELIENENEESGDDEPIDDEGEEDEEEEEEDADEAEVKIIETTLVQNPYDYASHVALITKLQRMGELERLRAARENMSSKYPLSPELWLSWMRDEIKLATTSEQKAEVVKLCERAVKDYLSVEVWLEYLQFSIGNMGTEKDAAKQVRQLFERALTDVGLHTIKGAIIWEAFREFEAVLYALIDPSNQAERKEQLERIGNLFKRQLACPLLDMEKTYEEYEAWCRGDGADAVIDDKIVAGGYERALAKLNSRLPFEEKIVSSQAENELLDSYKAYLLYEKQNGDPGRVTVLYERAISDLSLEMSLWLDYLTYLEESIKIESVLDQIYQRASRNVPWCVKVWQKWMRSYEKWGKPTLNIQALLENGLAAGFSTAEDYRNLWMTYLEYLRRKIDRDSSEEEKQIEILHNTFNRACEHLAKYFGLEGDPNCVILQYWARTEAVHANNMEKARSLWADILSQGHSSIASYWLEYISLERCYGDTKHLRKLYQKALTSVKDWPESIANAWLDFERDEGTLEQMEFCEARTKEKLDKVAEERQKNQQTSNHESSPSQNKKAHKRKTEDSGKWKNLNTSPAKITKVETQVKPKAKEAKMNLETKLDSDGKEQQSKVAPPPGFKAPENDKMDVDNIHEVDDKITVFISNLDYTATEEEVRNALQAAGAITLFKMIRDYKGRSKGYCYVQLSSAEAVEKALQLDRTPIRGRPMFVSRCDPNRTRGSGFKYSCSLEKNKLFVKGLPVTTTKEELEEIFKVHGILKEVRIVTYRNGHSKGLAYVEYQDENSAAKALLATDGMKIDDKVISVAISQPPERKKTPGIEETSLVKSLGGTTVSRTTFGMPRTLLSMVPRTVKAATSNGSASVTGNSVPQKMSNQDFRNMLLNKK; encoded by the exons ATGGAAGAGATGGATACAGGAAGTGATAAAAGTAACGATAATAGTTTGCACGAAAATTCaacaaacaataaaaatgaagaatcagaattgattgaaaatgaaaatgaagaaagtgGAGACGATGAGCCGATAGATGATGAAGGTGAAGAagacgaggaagaagaggaggaagatgCCGACGAAGCAGAGGTCAAAATTATAGAAACAACTCTTGTACAGAATCCATATGATTATGCTAGTCACGTAGCTCTCATTACCAAATTGCAAAGAATGGGTGAATTAGAACGATTGCGTGCTGCTAGAGAAAATATGAGTTCTAAGTATCCTTTGAGTCCTGAACTCTGGCTCTCATGGATGCgcgatgaaattaaattagcTACCACATCAGAACAAAAAGCCGAAGTAGTGAAGTTATGTGAACGAGCTGTCAAAGATTATCTGT CCGTAGAAGTATGGTTAGAATATCTACAATTTAGTATTGGTAATATGGGCACTGAGAAAGATGCAGCAAAACAGGTCCGgcaattatttgaaagagcatTAACAGATGTTGGATTGCATACTATTAAAGGCGCAATAATATGGGAAGCATTCAGAGAGTTTGAAGCTGTTTTATATGCATTA aTCGATCCTTCAAACCAAGCCGAAAGGAAAGAGCAATTAGAACGTATTGGAAACTTATTCAAAAGACAATTAGCTTGTCCTCTTTTAGATATGGAGAAAACGTATGAAGAGTATGAAGCATGGTGTCGTGGAGATGGCGCAGATGCTGTTATTGATGATAAAATTGTTGCTGGAGGATACGAAAGGGCACTTGCAAAGCTTAATAGTCGTTTGCCCTTTGAAGAAAAGATTGTTTCCTCGCAAGCTGAAAATGAACTTTTGGATTCATACAAAGCATATTTACTGTatgaaaaacaaaatggaGATCCAGGGCGAGTAACTGTTTTGTATGAAAGAGCAATCAGTGATCTTAGCCTGGAAATGTCACTGTGGCTTGATTATCTTACATATTTAGAAGAAAGTATCAAAATCGAATCTGTCTTAGATCAGATATATCAGAGAGCTTCCAGAAATGTCCCATGGTGTGTAAAAGTATGGCAGAAATGGATGAGGTCGTATGAGAAATGGGGGAAACCAACATTGAACATTCAAGCATTGTTAGAGAATGGTTTAGCGGCTGGGTTTTCTACCGCAGAAGATTACCGAAATTTATGGATGACGtatttagaatatttacgTCGCAAAATTGACCGAGATTCTAGCGAAGAAGAAAAGCAAATAGAAATATTGCATAACACTTTCAACAGAGCTTGCGAACACTTAGCAAAATATTTTGGCTTAGAAGGAGATCCCAATTGCgttatattacaatattgGGCAAGAACCGAAGCTGTACATGCTAATAATATGGAAAAAGCTAGATCACTGTGGGCAGATATATTATCCCAAGGACATTCCTCAATAGCATCTTACTGGTTAGAATATATTTCATTAGAAAG ATGTTACGGTGATACAAAGCATTTAAGAAAATTGTATCAAAAAGCTTTAACTTCAGTAAAAGACTGGCCAGAAAGTATAGCAAACGCTTGGTTAGACTTCGAACGAGACGAAGGTACGCTGGAACAGATGGAATTTTGCGAAGCACGGACAAAGGAAAAATTAGATAAAGTAGCCGAGGAAAGGCAGAAAAACCAACAAACTTCGAATCATGAATCATCTCCATCACAGAACAAAAAAGCTCACAAGAGAAAAACAGAGGATAGCggtaaatggaaaaatttaaatacttcCCCGgcaaaaattacaaaagttgaaacccaagtgaaaCCAAAAGCAAAAGAAGCTAAAATGAATCTAGAAACGAAACTTGACAGTGATGGCAAAGAACAGCAATCTAAGGTTGCTCCACCACCTGGTTTCAAGGCACCAGAGAATGACAAAATGGACGTAGATAATATACATGAGGTTGATGATAAAATCACAGTGTTCATAAGTAATTTAGATTATACTGCAACGGAGGAAGAAGTTAGGAATGCTTTACAAGCGGCTGGAGCGATTACGTTGTTTAAAATGATACGAGATTACAAAGGTCGCAGTAAAGGATACTGTTACGTACAGCTGAGCAGTGCG GAAGCAGTGGAGAAAGCTTTGCAGTTGGACAGAACACCTATAAGGGGACGACCAATGTTTGTTTCGCGATGCGATCCAAACAGAACACGAGGATCAGGATTCAAATACAGTTGTTCTCTCGAGAAAAATAAACTTTTCGTTAAAG GATTGCCAGTAACAACAACAAAGGAAGAACTAGAAGAAATCTTCAAAGTTCATGGAATATTGAAAGAGGTTCGTATAGTTACTTACCGTAATGGTCATTCGAAAGGATTGGCTTACGTTGAATATCAAGACGAAAACAGCGCCGCAAAGGCTCTTCTGGCAACCGATGGAATGAAAATCGACGACAAAGTTATTAGTGTGGCTATAAGTCAACCACCTGAACGCAAGAAAACTCCAGGGATCGAAGAAACATCTTTGGTTAAGTCTTTAGGTGGTACTACAGTAAGCAGAACTACGTTTGGTATGCCTAGAACCCTACTGTCTATGGTACCACGTACTGTTAAAGCCGCTACTTCAAACGGCAGTGCAAGTGTGACTGGAAACAGTGTTCCTCAAAAGATGAGTAATCAAGATTTTAGGaatatgttattaaataaaaaataa